One Streptomyces hundungensis DNA segment encodes these proteins:
- a CDS encoding radical SAM protein, whose product MAHALIASPFLDGHLLLKPGARAGARISADHYEGLRQAATDGESLPAWAVQTAADVWGLDLGGRPAQGTVLVREPSPYGYCRASWEINLGCNFGCKHCYLGERPVSGLGWDDKVRLLDIMREAGVLWLQITGGEPTMDPHFQGAYRYAWQAGMMLTISTNGSLLWRPDLLKLFRDCPPYRLVVSMYGASEESFDTLTQRRGAWKAFRRGMDAAREAGLPLRINVVVTEDNASEADEMAALADEWNVENHAYTNMTPTIYGGGEPLLAQSAAHLRQRKPFAGCNAGHTFFHADPHAKVSICKVGRDDQIDLMAEGIDGLTRLGAIADRLMLRTGGCEGCALSGTCRVCRPLAKHYQEAKAPLHSYCQHGDKENAS is encoded by the coding sequence ATGGCCCACGCTCTGATCGCCTCCCCGTTCCTCGACGGACACCTTCTCCTCAAGCCGGGAGCAAGGGCCGGCGCCCGAATCTCCGCCGACCACTACGAGGGCCTGCGCCAGGCCGCAACCGACGGTGAGTCGCTTCCCGCCTGGGCGGTTCAGACCGCCGCCGACGTGTGGGGCCTGGACCTGGGCGGCCGCCCCGCGCAGGGCACCGTGCTGGTACGCGAGCCGTCCCCGTACGGATACTGCCGGGCCTCCTGGGAGATCAACCTCGGCTGCAACTTCGGCTGCAAGCACTGCTACCTCGGCGAGCGGCCCGTCTCCGGCCTCGGCTGGGACGACAAGGTGCGACTGCTCGACATCATGCGCGAGGCCGGCGTCCTCTGGCTCCAGATCACCGGCGGCGAGCCCACCATGGACCCCCACTTCCAGGGCGCCTACCGGTACGCCTGGCAGGCCGGGATGATGCTCACCATCTCCACCAACGGATCGCTGCTCTGGCGGCCGGACCTCCTCAAGCTCTTCCGAGACTGCCCGCCCTACCGCCTGGTGGTCAGCATGTACGGGGCGAGCGAGGAGTCCTTCGACACGCTCACCCAGCGCCGCGGGGCGTGGAAGGCGTTCCGGCGCGGCATGGACGCCGCCCGTGAGGCGGGTCTTCCTCTGCGGATCAACGTCGTGGTGACCGAGGACAACGCCTCCGAGGCCGACGAGATGGCCGCCCTCGCCGACGAGTGGAACGTCGAGAACCACGCGTACACGAACATGACGCCCACGATCTACGGCGGCGGAGAGCCGCTGCTCGCCCAGTCCGCCGCCCACCTGCGACAGCGCAAGCCGTTCGCCGGCTGCAACGCAGGACACACGTTCTTCCACGCCGACCCGCACGCCAAGGTGTCGATCTGCAAGGTCGGGCGCGACGACCAGATCGACCTCATGGCCGAAGGCATCGACGGCCTCACCCGGCTCGGCGCCATCGCCGACCGCCTCATGCTTCGCACCGGTGGGTGCGAGGGCTGCGCCCTGTCCGGCACCTGCCGGGTCTGCCGCCCCCTGGCCAAGCACTACCAGGAGGCCAAGGCGCCGCTGCACAGCTACTGCCAGCACGGAGACAAGGAGAACGCCTCATGA
- a CDS encoding GNAT family N-acetyltransferase, with protein sequence MFFRWDWLRPQLAAPIVPALGPVHPDALAVGIFEDALRAADTGEFLPYDKDRRWGGEKDEKILREDVVHQPEHTLIPTLTRRGHGTVKVFAYGPNDSVVEEAAELAAKLAAAHDVATARVVRPLGPGTTHPRGTRIHLKDFTTGPCPDPGGPVRPVADWPVTVQNTFAPFAQAMAGDGLAFLHTRMQAGQCGPVLAAAVEDRTVGAIGPLEVLPDAVGRPHLMPQYFAVLPEARGRGLGRILWRAAMHWGQSHGAAYQLLQTELDGPSDRLCQAEGLTSLGFTHTASV encoded by the coding sequence ATGTTCTTCCGCTGGGACTGGCTTCGGCCCCAACTGGCCGCACCGATCGTGCCGGCCCTCGGTCCCGTCCATCCCGACGCCCTGGCCGTCGGCATCTTCGAGGACGCCCTGCGAGCGGCCGACACCGGAGAGTTCCTGCCCTACGACAAGGACCGGCGCTGGGGCGGCGAGAAGGACGAGAAAATCCTCCGCGAAGACGTGGTGCACCAGCCCGAGCACACCCTCATTCCCACCCTGACCCGGCGCGGACACGGCACGGTGAAAGTCTTCGCCTACGGGCCCAACGACAGCGTCGTGGAGGAGGCCGCCGAGTTGGCAGCGAAGCTCGCCGCCGCGCACGATGTGGCCACTGCCCGGGTCGTACGCCCCCTCGGCCCCGGGACCACACACCCGCGCGGTACCCGCATCCACCTGAAGGACTTCACTACCGGCCCCTGCCCCGATCCCGGCGGCCCGGTCCGCCCCGTGGCCGATTGGCCGGTCACTGTGCAGAACACCTTCGCCCCGTTCGCCCAGGCCATGGCGGGCGATGGCCTGGCCTTCCTCCACACGCGGATGCAGGCGGGCCAGTGCGGCCCGGTCCTCGCCGCCGCCGTCGAGGACCGCACCGTGGGCGCGATCGGCCCCTTGGAGGTGCTCCCCGATGCCGTCGGACGCCCGCACCTCATGCCCCAGTACTTCGCCGTCCTGCCCGAGGCCCGAGGCCGGGGCCTGGGACGCATCCTGTGGCGGGCGGCGATGCACTGGGGCCAGTCCCACGGCGCCGCCTACCAACTCCTCCAGACCGAGCTCGACGGCCCCTCGGACCGGCTGTGCCAAGCCGAAGGACTGACCTCCCTCGGCTTCACCCACACCGCGTCCGTGTAG
- a CDS encoding IS3 family transposase (programmed frameshift) encodes MALKDYSDEFKADAVALYESTPGATYKSIAADLGINRATLREWVLRDRERRGVTAAPARPASPPAAIASADPDERVRRLEARVAELEASERKLATERDILRKAAKYFAGGDELVSRFQFVHDHRNTYEVKRLCHVLDVSRSSYYKWCAGAEARAARQRQDVALVKEIRRVHGESGGAYGSPRVTAELRENGHRVNEKRVARVMRAFSITGIRLRRRVRTTVPDPAAGTVPDLFGRDFTATEPGRKLMGDITYLPLQGGKFLYLATVLDCFSRKIVGWSIADHMRTDLVADALRMAARTRGSLEGAVFHSDHGAQYGSRAYAGLCDQLGVTRSMGAVGTSADNAACESFHASLKRETLQGDHDYGDATTCRRTVFAWLTRYNTRRRHSTNGHLSPDAYERRHHKAKLTLAA; translated from the exons ATGGCGCTGAAGGACTACTCGGACGAATTCAAGGCCGATGCCGTGGCCCTGTACGAGTCCACACCCGGGGCGACGTACAAGAGCATCGCCGCTGACCTGGGCATCAACCGGGCGACCCTGCGCGAGTGGGTGCTGCGGGACCGCGAACGCCGTGGCGTCACCGCCGCACCTGCGCGGCCTGCCTCTCCGCCGGCGGCGATCGCGTCCGCTGACCCGGACGAGCGGGTCCGCCGCCTGGAGGCGCGGGTGGCCGAGCTCGAGGCGAGTGAGCGCAAGCTCGCGACCGAGCGGGACATCCTGCGCAAGGCGGCCAAGTATTTCGCCGGAG GAGACGAACTGGTGAGCCGCTTCCAGTTCGTCCACGACCACCGGAACACCTATGAGGTGAAGCGGCTCTGCCACGTCCTGGACGTCAGCCGGTCCAGCTACTACAAGTGGTGCGCCGGCGCCGAAGCCCGCGCCGCCCGGCAGCGCCAGGACGTGGCCCTGGTCAAGGAGATCCGCCGGGTTCACGGCGAGTCCGGCGGCGCCTACGGCTCCCCGCGGGTGACCGCCGAGCTCCGCGAGAACGGCCACCGAGTCAACGAGAAGCGGGTCGCCCGGGTCATGCGGGCGTTCTCGATCACCGGGATCCGCCTGCGCAGACGGGTCCGCACGACCGTCCCGGACCCGGCCGCGGGGACCGTCCCCGACCTGTTCGGCCGGGACTTCACCGCCACCGAGCCCGGGCGCAAGCTCATGGGCGACATCACCTATCTCCCGCTCCAGGGAGGGAAGTTCCTCTACCTCGCGACGGTGCTGGACTGCTTCAGCCGCAAAATTGTCGGCTGGTCCATCGCCGACCACATGCGCACGGACCTGGTCGCCGACGCGTTGCGGATGGCCGCCCGCACCCGCGGCTCACTGGAAGGCGCGGTCTTTCACTCCGATCACGGAGCCCAGTACGGATCCAGGGCCTACGCCGGCCTCTGCGACCAGCTCGGGGTGACCCGGTCGATGGGCGCGGTCGGCACCAGCGCCGACAACGCCGCCTGCGAGAGCTTCCACGCCTCCCTGAAACGCGAGACCCTCCAGGGCGACCACGACTACGGCGACGCCACCACCTGCCGCCGCACCGTCTTCGCCTGGCTGACCCGCTACAACACCCGCCGCCGGCACTCCACCAACGGCCACCTCAGCCCCGACGCCTACGAACGACGACACCACAAAGCTAAACTCACGCTCGCCGCGTGA
- a CDS encoding SSI family serine proteinase inhibitor, protein MLRRLAVTAAASLAALTTAPTALAGPLPVPLPLLGGGQTEDRLTITVENMPGVEGEYTLECHPTAGTHPRSQQACDKLDSLTTWGKDLFAPVPKDAMCTFVYGGPATAHITGSWAGRPVDATYSRANGCEISRWDKLEPVLPSAR, encoded by the coding sequence ATGCTGCGTCGCCTCGCCGTCACCGCCGCCGCCTCCCTGGCCGCGCTCACCACCGCCCCCACCGCCCTGGCCGGCCCCCTGCCCGTCCCGCTGCCGCTGCTCGGGGGCGGCCAGACCGAGGACCGGCTCACCATCACCGTCGAGAACATGCCGGGCGTGGAGGGGGAGTACACCCTCGAATGCCACCCCACCGCCGGCACCCACCCCCGCTCCCAGCAGGCCTGCGACAAGCTGGACTCGTTGACGACCTGGGGCAAGGACCTGTTCGCGCCGGTGCCCAAGGACGCGATGTGCACGTTCGTCTACGGCGGGCCCGCCACCGCCCACATCACCGGCAGCTGGGCCGGTCGGCCCGTCGACGCGACGTACAGCCGTGCCAATGGATGCGAGATCTCGCGGTGGGACAAGCTGGAGCCGGTGCTGCCGAGCGCCAGGTAG
- a CDS encoding PAS domain-containing protein: MSSRPSRGAARLAAILDALPDGLLLVNCNGTVVNANTVALEMLEAPGTGLVGRGVLDLLPSFDSRLIPGSMRRPESEDDQGRTKPTRMVARRTDGTEFPVEVTSANLEDGRDAYASYGSGGGPGSYSGDELLMLVVRDLSGTVDTEAELARSQRQTEMILRAASEGVVGTDTDGRVVLVNPAAAQILGYRASDLGGQELHPLVLHSREDGEPFPYEGSPLADTLKSGRKHRVRGQVIWTKSGAKVPVDLTTAPVRDGDLLVGAVMTFTDRRPFEEQAAKHAEVLERETARYDALAARHQQLLSVLAGSLRGPLDELRHELAALAADDAGQLWPEANQVLHHLAAGYSRITTLVDNVLGYQRLDAGSEELKKAKVLVDSVVGAGVEGAVELIGPGRAQFAVHTPPIEAEVDAPRLATALAHLIADVAGVDATGKAPVAAGGYMDSTVVVAAAVRGTVVRIEVRGPYPGGDPVHGPIVRGIVRAHGGVLQTVAVPGMSGSAYVLEVPLGAGAGTVEATPVPQPDEALLPAQQDGGGRRRGRRASMDAFLDSPVSDEPTSPTGRRRARTDSDSGSGSGSGSGSGSASGSVPGSRSGSRSELGPGAGAGSGGAGPVGSGSVGSGSADAGTPGGSGAGADGGTGGAEGGPDGRARIPAQQNAGSGQVPEGGAGGVSSGEGAGTGNASGSGRRRGRPSPAEQAVHAQGSVGSVVTGAESARESSGMGRAALGETVPPQGVPAETTGRRARRALPAPASADAPTASAPASAPAENSAEPSGRRARRALGVAPGGGSAAGGAASGQEGQVRTAFALPPADADRAPYPGPTPAPPTPAPSAAPAPGRPDSVRSDAVRAEGPARSVDAAGAQGSVSAAGPVGAAGPVGAEAMGRRAMGAGHMGSEPLGADSTGAPPKGVEPTGARPMGAGPVGAGPAGAGPAGAGPMGAGPMGAGPVGAGPAGAGPMGAGPAGAGPMGAGPVGAGHVGAGTTAPGTTAPEALGSAPTPPAAPAAPRALNPNGPNPTGPVQGNAAPGDPLAEHTPPQPHPAERPEWAARATAAPGALNPVPPQTQDPGPDPTQGRGSAGGRPARQPLPAETPPGGIPAAGGDTQGRAFSVRALGQGAPFSQTQAQVQAQAQAAQAALATQTSGGSLGSGRRRKLGTPPEGVERPTEPAARPHPVLPSPPSEGQGRAYAIGRPDEGAEGPEPLDGPGGAVEVANRPQPGPVDDELPPEPLDNPRRLLVWPAPDVSTQQALSERGYRPVVVHSREEVDAQIAAFPAALFVDPLTGPITRTALQALRQAAVAAEVPVLVTAGLGQATREAAYGADPAVLLKALAPRDSEQHPPRVLLIEEHEEIALALTATLERRGMQVARAATDSEAVTLAAQMRPNLVVMDLMQVRRRRAGIVDWLRANGQLNHTPLVVYTSAGINQADLPNLASGETVLFLAERSTSTEVQGRIVDLLAKIGTN, translated from the coding sequence GTGAGCAGCAGGCCATCCCGAGGCGCTGCTCGCCTCGCAGCCATACTTGACGCCCTTCCGGACGGGCTTCTGCTCGTCAACTGCAACGGCACGGTCGTCAACGCCAACACCGTCGCGCTGGAGATGCTGGAAGCGCCGGGCACCGGGCTCGTGGGGCGGGGAGTTCTCGATCTGCTGCCCTCCTTCGACTCCCGGCTCATCCCCGGCTCCATGCGCCGGCCCGAGAGCGAGGACGACCAGGGCCGCACCAAGCCGACCCGGATGGTCGCGCGCCGCACCGACGGCACCGAGTTCCCGGTCGAGGTGACCAGCGCCAACCTGGAGGACGGGCGGGACGCCTACGCCTCCTACGGAAGCGGCGGCGGCCCCGGTTCGTACTCCGGGGACGAACTCCTCATGCTGGTCGTACGGGACCTTTCCGGCACCGTCGACACCGAGGCGGAGCTCGCCCGTTCGCAGCGGCAGACCGAGATGATCCTGCGCGCGGCGTCCGAAGGCGTGGTCGGCACCGACACCGACGGCCGGGTCGTCCTCGTCAATCCCGCGGCCGCGCAGATCCTCGGCTACCGGGCCAGCGACCTCGGCGGGCAGGAACTCCACCCGCTGGTGCTGCACTCCCGCGAGGACGGCGAGCCGTTCCCCTACGAGGGCAGCCCGCTCGCCGACACCCTCAAGTCCGGGCGCAAGCACCGGGTGCGTGGGCAGGTCATCTGGACGAAGTCCGGCGCCAAGGTGCCCGTCGACCTGACCACCGCGCCGGTGCGCGACGGCGATCTGCTCGTCGGCGCCGTCATGACGTTCACCGACCGCCGCCCCTTCGAGGAGCAGGCCGCCAAGCACGCCGAGGTCCTGGAGCGGGAGACCGCGCGCTACGACGCGCTCGCCGCCCGGCACCAGCAGCTCCTGTCGGTGCTGGCCGGTTCGCTGCGCGGGCCGCTCGACGAACTGCGCCACGAACTCGCCGCGCTCGCCGCCGACGACGCGGGCCAGCTGTGGCCCGAGGCCAACCAGGTCCTGCACCACCTGGCCGCCGGCTATTCGCGCATCACCACGCTCGTCGACAACGTCCTCGGCTACCAGCGGCTCGACGCGGGCAGCGAGGAGCTCAAGAAGGCCAAGGTGCTGGTCGATTCGGTGGTCGGCGCCGGGGTCGAGGGCGCCGTCGAGCTGATCGGGCCCGGGCGCGCCCAGTTCGCCGTCCACACCCCGCCCATCGAGGCCGAGGTCGACGCCCCGCGCCTCGCGACCGCGCTGGCCCATCTCATCGCGGACGTGGCCGGCGTCGACGCCACGGGCAAGGCGCCGGTCGCCGCCGGCGGCTACATGGACTCCACCGTCGTCGTCGCGGCCGCCGTGCGCGGCACGGTCGTACGCATCGAGGTGCGCGGGCCCTACCCCGGCGGCGACCCCGTCCACGGGCCCATCGTGCGCGGCATCGTGCGGGCGCACGGCGGAGTCCTCCAGACCGTCGCGGTGCCGGGCATGAGCGGCTCGGCGTACGTACTGGAAGTCCCGCTCGGCGCGGGCGCCGGAACCGTCGAGGCGACCCCGGTCCCGCAGCCCGACGAGGCGCTGCTCCCCGCCCAGCAGGACGGCGGCGGGCGCAGGCGCGGTCGGCGTGCGTCCATGGACGCCTTCCTCGACAGCCCGGTCAGCGACGAGCCGACCTCCCCGACCGGACGCCGCCGGGCCCGCACCGATTCCGATTCCGGGTCCGGGTCCGGGTCCGGGTCTGGGTCCGGATCCGCGTCCGGTTCGGTCCCCGGTTCGCGGTCCGGTTCGCGGTCCGAGCTTGGTCCGGGGGCCGGGGCCGGCTCCGGTGGGGCTGGGCCCGTTGGTTCCGGTTCCGTTGGGTCCGGTTCTGCTGACGCCGGTACGCCGGGTGGTTCCGGGGCCGGAGCCGATGGCGGTACGGGTGGGGCCGAGGGCGGGCCGGACGGGCGGGCCCGGATTCCGGCGCAGCAGAACGCCGGGAGCGGTCAGGTTCCCGAGGGCGGGGCCGGGGGCGTTTCCTCGGGCGAGGGTGCCGGAACGGGGAACGCGTCCGGTTCCGGGCGGCGTCGTGGGCGGCCCAGCCCCGCCGAGCAGGCTGTCCATGCCCAGGGCTCCGTGGGGTCCGTCGTCACCGGTGCGGAGAGCGCTCGCGAGTCGTCCGGCATGGGGCGGGCCGCGCTGGGCGAGACCGTGCCGCCGCAGGGCGTCCCGGCCGAGACGACCGGGCGCCGCGCCCGCCGCGCCCTGCCGGCGCCCGCGTCCGCCGACGCACCCACCGCCTCCGCCCCTGCCTCAGCCCCTGCCGAGAACTCCGCCGAGCCGTCCGGCCGCCGGGCCAGGCGTGCCCTGGGTGTCGCGCCGGGCGGGGGAAGTGCGGCGGGGGGCGCCGCGAGTGGCCAGGAGGGGCAGGTACGGACCGCGTTCGCGCTGCCGCCCGCCGACGCCGACCGCGCGCCATACCCCGGGCCCACCCCCGCCCCGCCGACGCCGGCCCCCTCCGCCGCTCCCGCGCCGGGCCGCCCGGATTCCGTACGTTCCGATGCTGTACGTGCCGAAGGGCCCGCGCGTTCGGTGGATGCGGCGGGTGCTCAGGGTTCTGTGAGTGCGGCGGGTCCTGTCGGGGCGGCGGGTCCTGTGGGGGCCGAGGCCATGGGGCGTCGAGCCATGGGTGCTGGGCACATGGGTAGCGAGCCCTTGGGCGCCGACTCAACGGGCGCCCCGCCTAAGGGAGTTGAGCCCACGGGCGCTCGGCCTATGGGTGCGGGACCTGTGGGTGCCGGACCTGCGGGCGCCGGACCTGCGGGCGCCGGACCTATGGGTGCCGGACCTATGGGTGCTGGCCCTGTGGGTGCCGGACCTGCGGGCGCCGGACCTATGGGTGCCGGACCTGCGGGCGCCGGACCTATGGGTGCTGGCCCTGTGGGTGCCGGGCACGTAGGTGCGGGAACCACGGCCCCTGGAACCACGGCTCCCGAAGCCCTGGGTTCCGCGCCCACCCCTCCCGCCGCCCCCGCCGCCCCCCGCGCCCTGAACCCGAACGGCCCGAACCCGACCGGTCCGGTTCAGGGCAACGCCGCCCCCGGCGACCCGCTGGCCGAGCACACCCCGCCCCAGCCGCACCCCGCCGAGCGGCCCGAGTGGGCGGCCCGCGCGACGGCGGCGCCGGGCGCCCTCAACCCCGTACCCCCGCAGACGCAGGACCCGGGCCCGGATCCGACCCAGGGGCGGGGCTCCGCCGGGGGCCGGCCCGCTCGGCAGCCGCTGCCCGCCGAGACTCCGCCCGGAGGGATCCCGGCCGCCGGCGGGGACACCCAGGGCCGGGCGTTCAGTGTGCGGGCGCTCGGGCAGGGCGCCCCGTTCAGCCAGACGCAAGCCCAGGTGCAGGCCCAGGCCCAGGCGGCCCAAGCCGCCCTGGCGACGCAGACGTCCGGCGGCTCGCTCGGCTCCGGGCGGCGGCGCAAGCTCGGCACGCCGCCCGAGGGGGTGGAACGCCCCACCGAACCGGCCGCCCGCCCGCACCCCGTACTGCCGTCCCCTCCCTCCGAGGGGCAGGGGCGCGCGTACGCCATCGGGCGGCCCGACGAGGGCGCCGAGGGTCCCGAGCCGTTGGACGGACCCGGCGGCGCCGTCGAGGTGGCCAACCGGCCGCAGCCGGGGCCCGTCGACGACGAGCTGCCCCCCGAACCGCTCGACAACCCGCGCCGGCTCCTGGTGTGGCCCGCGCCCGACGTCTCCACCCAGCAGGCGCTGAGCGAGCGGGGCTACCGTCCCGTGGTCGTGCACTCCCGCGAAGAAGTGGACGCACAGATCGCCGCGTTCCCCGCCGCCCTGTTCGTCGACCCGCTCACCGGACCCATCACCCGCACCGCGCTCCAGGCGCTGCGTCAGGCGGCGGTCGCGGCCGAGGTTCCCGTGCTGGTCACGGCGGGTCTCGGGCAGGCCACGCGGGAGGCGGCGTACGGCGCCGACCCGGCCGTCCTGCTCAAGGCGCTCGCTCCGCGTGACAGCGAGCAGCATCCGCCCCGGGTCCTGCTGATCGAGGAGCACGAGGAGATCGCGCTCGCGCTCACCGCGACGCTGGAACGGCGCGGCATGCAGGTGGCCCGCGCGGCCACCGACTCCGAAGCGGTCACCCTGGCCGCCCAGATGCGGCCCAACCTGGTGGTGATGGACCTCATGCAGGTACGCCGCCGCCGCGCCGGAATCGTCGACTGGCTGCGCGCCAACGGGCAGTTGAACCACACCCCGCTGGTCGTGTACACCTCGGCCGGCATCAACCAGGCCGACCTTCCGAACCTGGCGTCGGGCGAGACGGTCCTGTTCCTGGCGGAACGGTCCACCAGCACCGAGGTGCAGGGCCGCATCGTGGATCTACTGGCGAAGATCGGCACCAACTAG
- a CDS encoding long-chain fatty acid--CoA ligase: MLSTMQDVPLLISRILTHGSTIHGKSQVTTWTGEAEPHRRSFAEVGARAAQLAHALRDSCGVTDASAIGTLMWNNAEHVEAYLAIPSMGAVLHTLNLRLPAEQLIWIVNHAADRVVIVNGSLLPLLAPLLPHLPTLEHLVVSGPGDRSLLDDIDGGGPQIHEYEELIAGRPTTYDWPQLDERSAAAMCYTSGTTGDPKGVVYSHRSIYLHSMQVNMSESMALTDQDTTLVVVPQFHVNAWGLPHATFMSGVSMLMPDRFLQPAPLADMIERERPTHAAAVPTIWQGLLAEVTAHPRDLTSMRNVTIGGAACPPSLMEAYDKIGVRLCHAWGMTETSPLGTMSNPPAGLSAEEEWPYRITQGRFPAGVEARLAGSDGAFLPWDGVSAGELEVRGPWIAGAYFGGAGGEDFRPDDKFSPDGWLRTGDVGVISPDGYLTLTDRAKDVIKSGGEWISSQELENALMAHPEVAEAAVVAVPDTKWGERPLATVVLRPGATVDYAALKAFLATRIAKWQLPERWALVEAVPKTSVGKFDKKVIRRQYADGELDVTELR, encoded by the coding sequence GTGCTGAGCACCATGCAGGACGTACCGCTGCTGATCTCGCGGATCCTGACCCACGGGTCGACGATCCACGGCAAGTCCCAGGTCACGACCTGGACCGGCGAGGCCGAACCGCACCGCCGCAGCTTCGCCGAGGTCGGTGCCCGGGCCGCCCAGCTCGCTCACGCGCTCCGTGACTCATGCGGAGTCACGGACGCGAGCGCCATCGGCACGCTGATGTGGAACAACGCCGAGCACGTCGAGGCGTATCTCGCGATTCCCTCCATGGGCGCCGTGCTGCACACCCTCAATCTGCGGCTGCCCGCTGAGCAGCTGATCTGGATCGTCAACCACGCCGCCGACCGCGTGGTGATCGTCAACGGTTCGCTGTTGCCGCTGCTCGCCCCGCTGCTCCCCCACCTTCCGACGCTGGAACACCTCGTCGTGTCCGGCCCGGGCGACCGTTCCCTGCTCGACGACATCGACGGCGGGGGCCCTCAGATCCACGAGTACGAGGAGCTGATCGCCGGGCGGCCCACGACGTACGACTGGCCGCAGCTGGACGAGCGCAGCGCCGCCGCCATGTGCTACACCTCCGGCACCACCGGCGACCCCAAGGGCGTCGTCTACTCCCACCGTTCGATCTATCTGCACTCCATGCAGGTCAACATGTCGGAGTCGATGGCGCTCACCGACCAGGACACGACGCTGGTGGTGGTGCCGCAGTTCCATGTGAACGCCTGGGGCCTGCCGCACGCCACGTTCATGTCCGGGGTGAGCATGCTCATGCCTGACCGGTTCCTCCAACCCGCGCCGCTCGCCGACATGATCGAGCGGGAGAGGCCCACGCACGCGGCCGCCGTCCCCACCATCTGGCAGGGCCTGCTGGCCGAGGTCACCGCCCACCCCCGCGACCTCACCTCGATGCGGAACGTCACGATCGGCGGCGCGGCCTGTCCGCCCTCGCTGATGGAGGCATACGACAAGATCGGCGTGCGGCTCTGCCACGCCTGGGGCATGACGGAGACGTCGCCGCTTGGCACCATGTCCAACCCGCCCGCCGGACTCAGCGCGGAGGAGGAGTGGCCCTACCGCATCACCCAGGGCCGCTTCCCGGCCGGCGTCGAGGCGCGGCTCGCCGGGTCCGACGGCGCATTCCTGCCCTGGGACGGGGTGTCGGCCGGCGAGCTGGAGGTCAGGGGGCCCTGGATCGCGGGCGCCTACTTCGGTGGGGCGGGCGGCGAGGACTTCCGTCCCGACGACAAGTTCAGCCCGGACGGGTGGCTGCGGACCGGCGACGTCGGCGTCATCAGCCCGGACGGCTATCTGACGCTCACCGACCGGGCCAAGGACGTCATCAAGTCCGGCGGGGAATGGATCTCCAGCCAGGAGCTGGAGAACGCGTTGATGGCCCACCCCGAGGTCGCCGAGGCGGCGGTCGTCGCCGTCCCGGACACCAAATGGGGTGAACGCCCGCTCGCCACGGTCGTGTTGAGGCCCGGCGCCACCGTCGACTATGCCGCCCTGAAGGCCTTCCTCGCCACGAGGATCGCCAAGTGGCAACTGCCGGAGCGCTGGGCGCTGGTCGAGGCGGTGCCGAAGACCAGTGTCGGCAAGTTCGACAAGAAGGTCATCCGCAGGCAGTACGCGGACGGCGAACTGGACGTGACCGAACTGCGCTGA
- a CDS encoding SigE family RNA polymerase sigma factor: MTTPVCTSASRAATPYHAYSSFSSYVRARGPVLLRTARSLTANASDAEDLLQTALTKTYVAWDRIEDHRALDGYVRRALLNTRTSQWRKRKVDEFACDELPEPEIVPGPDPADQQVLHDAMWRAVMKLPDRQRAMVVLRYYEDLSEAQTAEVLGVSVGTVKSAVSRALGKLREDPELEPIR; the protein is encoded by the coding sequence ATGACAACGCCCGTCTGCACCAGCGCCTCCCGAGCGGCGACGCCCTACCACGCGTACTCGTCGTTCTCGTCGTACGTCCGCGCCAGGGGCCCCGTGCTGCTGCGCACCGCGCGCTCGCTGACCGCGAACGCGAGCGATGCGGAGGACCTGTTGCAGACGGCCCTCACCAAGACCTATGTGGCCTGGGACCGGATCGAGGACCACCGCGCGCTCGACGGCTATGTGCGCCGCGCACTGCTCAACACCCGCACCTCGCAGTGGCGCAAGCGCAAGGTCGACGAGTTCGCCTGCGACGAGCTGCCCGAGCCGGAGATCGTGCCCGGCCCCGACCCGGCCGACCAGCAGGTGCTGCACGACGCGATGTGGCGGGCGGTCATGAAGCTCCCCGACCGCCAGCGGGCCATGGTCGTCCTCAGGTATTACGAGGACCTGAGCGAGGCCCAGACCGCCGAGGTGCTCGGGGTCTCGGTGGGCACGGTCAAGAGCGCGGTGTCGCGCGCCCTCGGCAAGCTCCGCGAGGACCCGGAGCTGGAGCCCATACGGTGA